Within Staphylococcus sp. NRL 16/872, the genomic segment AGCTGGTGGCGGTGGTATTCCAGTTGTTAAAGAACAAGGTAACTATAAAGGCGTAGACGCTGTTATCGATAAAGATAAAACAAGTGCCTTATTAGCCGCTCACTTAAAATCAGATCAATTAATTATTTTAACTGCCGTAGATTATGTGTATATTAACTATGGTAAAGATAATCAAGAAGGTTTAGGTGAAGTCACTGTCGCTGATATGGAGAAACATATTGCTGATGGTCAATTTGCGAAAGGTAGAATGCTTCCTAAAGTTGAAGCAGCATTACAATTTATTGAAAAGAATCCTAAAGGTAGCGTGTTAATTACATCTCTAGCAGATTTAGGTGATGCCTTAGATGGTAAGATTGGTACGTTAATTAAGAAATAGCACTAATAATGGTTATTATATAACTCCCCATATATTTATAATAATTAAGACGAGCTTGGGCTTAATATATGTGATTTACATATTTAAGCTCAAGTTTTTTGTGTTTGGGAAAATTAAGGGAGCTTAAAAATCCCCTCACTATTAGCGGTAGTGAGGGGATTGGTGCTTGTTATATATACCATATACTTATTAATTGTATGATAGCATCTACTAGTGTAAAAATGCAACATTTAATGAAAGTACGATACAATAAATAAAACTTGCTTAATCTAATTCTTAATTCGAGTACTGTATTTTAAATATGTGGCAATTCCCCAGTAAATGACCAAACCAACAAGCATAATTAGCCAAACGACATTAAAAGTACCGGTTGTGATTTTGATATATAAGTTATAAACGAGTAAAGCGATGAAAAAGTAAAGGTTAGTCCATTTGGCTGCTACATTAAAATGATGTTGTTCCATTTCATCTTGCTTTTTTAACATATTTCTCACCCTTTGTTTATATTTATGGCGTAAATAGGTCGTCGACGGTGGTATCAAATTGTTTCGCTAATTTAAATGCAAGTAGCAAAGTTGGATCGTATTTATTATTTTCAATGGCATTAATCGTTTGTCTTG encodes:
- a CDS encoding helix-turn-helix transcriptional regulator codes for the protein MKNKIREYRKQIGMSQDTLSKNVNVSRQTINAIENNKYDPTLLLAFKLAKQFDTTVDDLFTP